One window of the Archangium primigenium genome contains the following:
- the panC gene encoding pantoate--beta-alanine ligase — MSLLVLRTVAETAAWAESLRRAGRRLALVPTMGYLHEGHQSLVREGRRRADVVAASIFVNPTQFGPTEDLSRYPRDLEGDLAKCESAGAEAVFAPVPEEIYPPGFQTHVQVAQVSQGLCGARRPGHFQGVATVVTKLLCLFKPQLALFGEKDYQQLQVIRALERDLNLGVEIVGMPTVREPDGLALSSRNAYLTPDERRRALALSRGMAAAQALLGQGTRDTASLVDAVRRELAAADLREDYVEVVDATSLTSLSFVTPGQPARILVAAFAGKTRLIDNQPIGG, encoded by the coding sequence ATGAGCCTGCTCGTCCTTCGCACCGTCGCCGAGACCGCCGCGTGGGCGGAATCCCTCCGCCGCGCGGGGCGCCGTCTGGCCCTGGTGCCCACCATGGGCTACCTGCACGAGGGGCACCAGTCGCTCGTGCGCGAGGGACGACGCCGCGCGGACGTGGTCGCCGCCTCCATCTTCGTCAACCCCACCCAGTTCGGTCCCACCGAGGACCTCTCGCGCTACCCGCGCGATCTGGAGGGGGACCTGGCCAAGTGCGAGAGCGCCGGGGCGGAGGCCGTCTTCGCCCCGGTGCCCGAGGAAATCTACCCGCCGGGCTTCCAGACCCACGTCCAGGTGGCGCAGGTGAGCCAGGGCCTGTGCGGCGCGCGCCGGCCCGGGCACTTCCAGGGCGTGGCCACCGTGGTGACCAAGCTCCTGTGCCTCTTCAAGCCCCAGCTCGCGCTGTTCGGCGAGAAGGACTACCAGCAGCTCCAGGTCATCCGCGCCCTCGAGCGCGACCTGAACCTGGGCGTGGAGATCGTCGGCATGCCCACCGTGCGCGAGCCGGACGGGCTCGCCCTGAGCTCGCGCAACGCCTACCTGACGCCGGACGAGCGGCGGCGGGCGCTCGCCCTGTCCCGCGGCATGGCCGCCGCCCAGGCGCTCCTCGGCCAGGGCACGCGGGACACGGCCTCCCTGGTGGACGCGGTGCGGCGTGAATTGGCGGCGGCGGACCTGCGGGAGGATTATGTCGAGGTGGTGGACGCCACGTCGCTCACCTCGCTTTCCTTCGTGACTCCGGGCCAGCCAGCGCGGATCCTGGTGGCGGCGTTCGCCGGGAAGACCCGGCTGATCGACAACCAGCCCATCGGGGGCTAG
- the smpB gene encoding SsrA-binding protein SmpB has translation MAGAKGKGGAGEGGIRIISENRKARASYSVDEKIEAGLVLTGSEVKALRAGTANLSDAYALPKGNELFLLNAHIGLYNPSSYFTHEALRGRKLLLHREQIERWNTKVRERGYSIIPLVLYFKQGRAKVELGLCKGKTHEDRRQDIKERETKREMDRAMRRR, from the coding sequence ATGGCGGGTGCGAAGGGCAAGGGCGGGGCGGGCGAGGGCGGTATCCGGATCATCTCGGAGAACCGCAAGGCACGCGCCAGCTACTCCGTGGACGAGAAGATCGAGGCGGGCCTGGTGCTCACCGGCAGCGAGGTGAAGGCGCTGCGCGCGGGCACGGCCAACCTCTCGGATGCCTACGCCCTGCCCAAGGGCAACGAGCTCTTCCTGCTCAACGCCCACATCGGGCTCTACAACCCCTCGAGCTACTTCACCCACGAGGCCCTGAGGGGCCGCAAGCTGCTGCTGCACCGCGAGCAGATCGAACGGTGGAACACCAAGGTTCGGGAGCGGGGCTATTCGATCATCCCCCTCGTGCTGTATTTCAAGCAGGGCCGGGCCAAGGTGGAGCTGGGGCTGTGCAAGGGCAAGACGCACGAAGACAGACGGCAGGACATCAAGGAAAGGGAGACGAAGCGGGAGATGGATCGAGCGATGCGCCGTCGCTGA
- a CDS encoding ClpXP protease specificity-enhancing factor SspB — MDNKGPEKKARLLAALDKGMVMIHLDARRPGVLVPASLRNESHLRLNLSYRFDPPDLTVGEWGVRCTLSFSGSRFTVAVPWSALFAVTSQVTKESWAYPEDMPVELLQQSMVTSKVPVPEAVAEQPAPRPRAILREVVAHEEEPEVAPVPTAVESEGPKDDPPPPKRGHLRLVK, encoded by the coding sequence ATGGACAACAAAGGTCCCGAGAAGAAGGCCCGGCTGCTGGCCGCGCTCGACAAGGGCATGGTGATGATCCACCTGGACGCGCGGCGTCCCGGGGTGCTCGTCCCGGCCTCCCTGCGCAATGAGTCCCACCTGCGCCTCAACCTCTCCTACCGGTTCGATCCGCCGGACCTCACGGTGGGCGAGTGGGGGGTGCGCTGCACGCTGAGCTTCTCCGGCAGCCGCTTCACGGTCGCGGTGCCGTGGTCGGCGCTCTTCGCCGTCACCAGTCAGGTGACGAAGGAGTCCTGGGCCTATCCGGAGGACATGCCGGTGGAGCTGCTGCAGCAGTCCATGGTGACGTCCAAGGTGCCCGTGCCGGAAGCGGTGGCCGAGCAGCCCGCGCCGCGGCCCCGCGCCATCCTGCGCGAGGTGGTGGCGCACGAGGAGGAGCCCGAGGTCGCCCCGGTGCCCACGGCCGTGGAGTCCGAGGGGCCCAAGGATGATCCGCCGCCGCCCAAGCGGGGCCACCTGCGGCTGGTGAAGTGA
- a CDS encoding serine/threonine-protein kinase — MTESRYRLVRSLALGGMAELFLGISRGAEGFEKPVAIKRLLPHLAREPHIARMFLNEARLATHLHHQNIASVYDVGRGAEGLFLVMELVDGWDLGVLLRHATPCGVRFPPHLVAFIGTQVLAGLVHAYRRLHEGRPVLAAHRDISPSNILVSREGEVKVTDFGIARVEGLSTGTQPGTFRGKMPYAAPETLRGEPATAASDQFSLGIVLYELLAGRHPFAHDAREPLALALAITQREPAPLEDVPAPLVAVVLKALARDAQDRFARPEDMADALARVIAQLGEPTQSRTLAAFITRLGPPPPLLDRDVPTVPHDDRTHTSERPSLSLPAVSASFELQLTDEWTPPPGPALSASGQVLQSPPPPGPPPAPVRPAPVAYEQTFDWSAPPVGGAPREPTGSGLELEERAPHPPSDFRSPLEPSPLLARLGRVARTGLLLLVGAGGLWLAAPHAQSLGRALWPRVRQAVGLSPRVHMLSITSEPPQATVHVDGVELGTTPLFVDNVYPERDIPVRLTLKGYKPWKGTLRGGEPVTLDVRLQR; from the coding sequence GTGACCGAGTCCCGCTACCGGCTGGTGCGCTCCCTGGCCCTGGGAGGCATGGCGGAGCTGTTCCTGGGCATCTCCCGGGGCGCCGAGGGCTTCGAGAAGCCCGTGGCCATCAAGCGGCTGCTGCCCCACCTGGCGCGCGAGCCGCACATCGCGCGGATGTTCCTCAACGAGGCGCGGCTGGCCACGCACCTGCACCACCAGAACATCGCCAGCGTCTACGACGTGGGCCGCGGCGCCGAGGGCCTCTTCCTGGTGATGGAGCTGGTGGACGGCTGGGACCTGGGGGTGCTCCTGCGGCACGCGACCCCGTGTGGCGTGCGCTTTCCGCCCCACCTGGTGGCCTTCATCGGCACCCAGGTGCTCGCGGGGCTCGTGCACGCCTACCGCCGCCTGCACGAGGGCCGCCCCGTGCTCGCCGCCCACCGGGACATCTCCCCCTCCAACATCCTCGTGTCACGCGAGGGCGAGGTGAAGGTGACAGACTTCGGCATCGCGCGCGTCGAGGGACTCTCCACGGGGACCCAGCCCGGCACCTTCCGCGGGAAGATGCCCTACGCCGCGCCCGAGACACTCCGCGGCGAGCCCGCCACCGCCGCGAGCGACCAGTTCTCGCTCGGCATCGTCCTGTACGAGCTGCTCGCCGGACGCCACCCGTTCGCCCACGACGCGAGGGAGCCCCTGGCGCTCGCGCTCGCCATCACCCAGCGCGAGCCCGCGCCCCTGGAGGACGTGCCCGCGCCCCTGGTCGCCGTGGTGCTCAAGGCCCTGGCGCGCGACGCCCAGGACCGCTTCGCGCGGCCCGAGGACATGGCCGATGCCCTGGCGCGCGTCATCGCCCAGCTCGGCGAGCCCACGCAGTCCCGCACCCTGGCGGCCTTCATCACCCGCTTGGGTCCCCCGCCCCCGCTGCTCGACCGCGACGTGCCCACCGTGCCGCACGACGATCGCACCCACACCTCCGAGCGGCCCAGCCTGTCCCTGCCCGCCGTGAGCGCCAGCTTCGAGCTACAGCTGACGGACGAGTGGACCCCGCCGCCCGGCCCCGCCCTCAGCGCCAGCGGCCAGGTCCTCCAGAGCCCGCCGCCCCCGGGTCCCCCACCCGCCCCGGTCCGTCCCGCCCCCGTCGCGTACGAGCAGACCTTCGACTGGAGCGCCCCCCCGGTGGGCGGCGCCCCCCGCGAGCCCACCGGCTCCGGGCTGGAGTTGGAGGAACGGGCGCCCCATCCGCCCAGCGACTTCCGCTCCCCGCTGGAGCCGAGCCCCCTGCTCGCGCGCCTGGGCCGCGTCGCGCGCACCGGGCTGCTGCTGCTCGTCGGGGCGGGAGGACTCTGGCTGGCGGCGCCCCACGCGCAATCCCTCGGGCGGGCCCTCTGGCCCCGCGTGCGGCAGGCCGTGGGCCTGTCGCCCCGGGTGCACATGCTCTCCATCACCAGCGAGCCGCCCCAGGCCACGGTGCACGTGGACGGCGTCGAGCTGGGCACCACGCCCTTGTTCGTCGACAACGTGTACCCCGAGCGGGACATCCCCGTCCGGCTCACGCTCAAGGGGTACAAACCCTGGAAGGGCACCCTCCGGGGCGGAGAGCCCGTCACCCTGGACGTCCGCCTCCAGCGCTGA
- a CDS encoding DUF971 domain-containing protein codes for MSFWDRIKPAERPTSATEAELSHEGTHLHLTWDDGVKTHATAQHLRQQCPCAGCVDEWTNQRTLDATKVPADVRVTLVQPVGNYALTFAFSDGHSTGIYPWKLLRELTQSPSA; via the coding sequence TTGAGTTTCTGGGATCGCATCAAGCCCGCCGAGCGCCCCACCTCCGCCACCGAGGCGGAGCTGTCCCACGAGGGCACCCATCTGCACCTCACCTGGGACGACGGCGTGAAGACCCATGCCACCGCGCAGCACCTGCGCCAGCAGTGCCCGTGCGCGGGCTGCGTGGACGAGTGGACCAACCAGCGCACCCTGGACGCCACGAAGGTGCCCGCGGACGTGCGCGTCACCCTGGTGCAGCCCGTGGGCAACTACGCGCTCACCTTCGCCTTCAGCGACGGGCACTCCACGGGCATCTACCCGTGGAAGCTGCTGCGCGAGCTCACCCAATCGCCCTCGGCCTGA
- a CDS encoding HD domain-containing phosphohydrolase, producing MRLFKTLLLLMLVASLVPTVMVGLLSVSDTRELLVRDAQEMAQERVKQLKLKAEGFLAEPIGAVMSMARVPHFFALPLEQQQTYLRALLNQCREVQAITLLGPDGHRLPGLRAFAVNDVPPSALAEHEARVSALVQGLQGLRFAEGTWRPGGEAVVTFAFSVGEPVEGYIAADVSLSELQTMLAQERVGSTGFVYLTDAQGRVLAGGGGLSANQDISHRPVVAHMLQGLMRSPDTDILHVGNFGEGEDAVVAAYATLADAHWAIASEQPVALAYKQVETMERRLLFTVLAATLVALGLAAFFSRGVTRPLKGFTQGALQLAQGKFGLEVNVPQKNELGELARTFNYMSKQLLAYDHENRGLYASLEQGYLETIVALANSIDSKDSYTRGHSQRVGDVAVEIGREMGLSERELKQLQFGGILHDIGKIGIAESILCKQSRLTDEEMAIMREHPDIGDTIIKPISFLAPMRSCVRHHHERWDGTGYPDRLKGEDIPLLARIVGCADTFDACTSTRPYQKAMPLEKAMEILENLSGKQLDPTVVKALRRVLEKRGVRVEGHRLPVKLAS from the coding sequence TTGCGCCTCTTCAAGACGCTGTTGCTGCTGATGCTGGTGGCCAGCCTGGTGCCCACGGTCATGGTGGGCCTGTTGTCCGTGTCCGACACGCGCGAGTTGCTGGTGCGCGATGCCCAGGAGATGGCCCAGGAGCGCGTCAAGCAGCTCAAGCTCAAGGCGGAGGGCTTCCTCGCCGAGCCCATCGGCGCGGTGATGAGCATGGCGCGCGTGCCCCACTTCTTCGCCCTGCCCCTGGAGCAGCAGCAGACGTACCTGCGCGCGCTGCTCAACCAGTGCCGTGAGGTGCAGGCCATCACGCTGCTCGGCCCCGATGGCCACCGGCTGCCGGGCCTGCGCGCCTTCGCCGTCAACGACGTGCCGCCCAGCGCGCTCGCCGAGCACGAGGCGCGTGTCTCCGCGCTCGTCCAGGGACTGCAGGGCCTGCGCTTCGCCGAGGGCACCTGGCGCCCCGGCGGCGAGGCCGTGGTCACGTTCGCCTTCTCCGTGGGCGAGCCCGTGGAGGGCTACATCGCCGCGGACGTGTCGCTCTCGGAGTTGCAGACCATGCTCGCCCAGGAGCGCGTGGGCAGCACGGGCTTCGTCTACCTCACCGACGCCCAGGGCCGGGTGCTCGCCGGCGGCGGCGGCCTGAGCGCCAACCAGGACATCTCCCACCGCCCCGTGGTGGCCCACATGCTCCAGGGCCTCATGCGCAGCCCCGACACGGACATCCTCCACGTGGGCAACTTCGGCGAGGGCGAGGACGCCGTCGTGGCCGCCTACGCCACCCTGGCCGATGCCCACTGGGCCATCGCCTCCGAGCAGCCCGTGGCGCTCGCCTACAAGCAGGTGGAGACCATGGAGCGGCGGCTCCTGTTCACCGTGCTCGCCGCCACGCTCGTGGCCCTGGGGCTCGCCGCCTTCTTCTCGCGCGGGGTGACGCGGCCCCTCAAGGGCTTCACCCAGGGCGCGCTCCAGCTGGCCCAGGGCAAGTTCGGCCTCGAGGTCAACGTGCCCCAGAAGAACGAGCTGGGCGAGCTGGCCCGCACGTTCAACTACATGAGCAAGCAGCTGCTCGCCTACGATCACGAGAACCGCGGCCTCTACGCGAGCCTGGAGCAGGGCTACCTGGAGACCATCGTGGCGCTGGCCAACTCCATCGACTCCAAGGACTCCTACACCCGCGGCCACAGCCAGCGCGTGGGCGACGTGGCGGTGGAGATCGGCCGGGAGATGGGCCTGTCCGAGCGCGAGCTCAAGCAGTTGCAGTTCGGCGGCATCCTCCACGACATCGGGAAGATCGGCATCGCCGAGTCCATCCTCTGCAAGCAGTCCCGGCTCACCGATGAGGAGATGGCCATCATGCGCGAGCATCCGGACATCGGGGACACCATCATCAAGCCCATCAGCTTCCTGGCCCCCATGCGCTCGTGTGTGCGCCATCACCACGAGCGCTGGGACGGCACGGGCTATCCGGACCGGCTCAAGGGCGAGGACATTCCCCTGCTCGCGCGCATCGTGGGCTGCGCGGACACCTTCGACGCGTGCACCTCCACCCGCCCCTACCAGAAGGCCATGCCGCTGGAGAAGGCCATGGAGATCCTCGAGAACCTCAGTGGCAAGCAGCTGGATCCCACCGTGGTGAAGGCGCTGCGCCGGGTGCTGGAGAAGCGCGGCGTGCGGGTGGAGGGCCACCGGCTGCCCGTCAAGCTGGCGTCCTGA
- a CDS encoding LysM peptidoglycan-binding domain-containing protein, protein MKTPFLVALMLMAPASAQTRGGARGPAPSREIAQTALVSARESVARSDAKAPRHAEAEAKLKEAEAHFQNARYDEAAQAADAAWKLIGERSGQSTKLSVTVDEQGGTTVKSESGQVSVEGGGVTEVLADNDSVRVDKGQAPRRELASPAPLLPPDKQRMSVKTAKGGLTPVLITWQPVKGAAGYEVELWPAQGEPSARRVMAATSPELKVPLTVGAYRWVVRALARDARSPNSAERDFEVRETPAKGIRLNVKSSPWK, encoded by the coding sequence ATGAAGACCCCTTTCCTGGTGGCCTTGATGCTGATGGCCCCCGCCTCGGCCCAGACCCGAGGGGGCGCGCGCGGGCCCGCGCCCTCGCGCGAGATCGCCCAGACGGCCCTGGTGTCCGCGCGCGAGTCGGTGGCCCGCTCCGATGCGAAGGCGCCCCGCCACGCCGAGGCCGAGGCCAAGCTCAAGGAGGCCGAGGCGCACTTCCAGAACGCGCGCTACGACGAGGCCGCCCAGGCCGCCGATGCCGCCTGGAAGCTGATTGGCGAGCGCTCCGGCCAGTCCACCAAGCTCAGCGTCACGGTGGATGAGCAGGGCGGCACCACCGTGAAATCCGAGTCCGGCCAGGTGTCCGTGGAGGGCGGCGGCGTCACCGAGGTGCTCGCGGACAACGACAGCGTGCGGGTGGACAAGGGTCAGGCGCCCCGCCGGGAGCTGGCCAGTCCCGCGCCCCTGCTTCCCCCCGACAAGCAGCGGATGAGCGTGAAGACCGCCAAGGGGGGCCTGACGCCGGTGCTCATCACGTGGCAGCCCGTGAAGGGCGCCGCCGGCTACGAGGTGGAACTCTGGCCCGCCCAGGGCGAGCCCAGCGCGCGTCGCGTGATGGCCGCGACCAGCCCCGAGCTCAAGGTGCCGCTCACCGTGGGCGCCTACCGCTGGGTGGTGCGGGCCCTGGCGCGCGATGCGCGCTCGCCCAACTCGGCCGAGCGGGATTTCGAGGTGCGGGAAACGCCGGCCAAGGGCATACGTCTCAACGTGAAGTCGTCCCCCTGGAAGTAG
- a CDS encoding FecR domain-containing protein codes for MMVALALSTLGGGCPAAEPPVPPSAPSAPAVPAAPVAVRRAQLQGLQGDVKVKRAAGDEWLPAQEGMALFENDKVRTVAGAGAQIVFTQGSVVSLGEDALISIAETRPRAGQQRTDLTVLKGRVDAELADPTHQSLSVTTPAATVRAGREIVFQ; via the coding sequence ATGATGGTCGCCCTCGCCCTATCGACTCTTGGCGGGGGCTGCCCCGCCGCAGAACCCCCCGTGCCCCCGTCGGCGCCCAGCGCGCCGGCCGTCCCGGCCGCGCCGGTCGCCGTGCGCCGCGCCCAACTGCAGGGATTGCAGGGAGACGTGAAGGTCAAACGCGCGGCGGGGGATGAATGGCTCCCCGCCCAGGAGGGCATGGCGCTCTTCGAGAACGACAAGGTACGGACCGTGGCCGGAGCCGGAGCGCAGATCGTCTTCACCCAGGGCAGCGTGGTGAGCCTGGGCGAGGACGCGTTGATCAGCATCGCGGAGACACGCCCCCGGGCCGGGCAGCAGCGCACCGACCTGACCGTCTTGAAGGGACGGGTGGACGCCGAGCTGGCCGATCCCACCCACCAGTCCCTGTCGGTCACCACGCCCGCGGCCACCGTGCGCGCCGGACGGGAGATCGTGTTCCAATGA
- a CDS encoding carbon-nitrogen hydrolase family protein, with product MHLIAAAQMVSTPDKAQNLDAAVRLVRRAADLGARLVGLPENFSWMGPEAERAAAAETLEGPTLSRMAEVARERGVTLLAGSILEEGAPGGRLYNTTVILGPDGSRRAVYRKIHLFDVDVGDGTPYRESAAVAPGEEVVVTDTEVGRLGLSICYDLRFPELYRRLARDGATLLAVPAAFTLMTGKDHWEVLLRARAIENQCYLFAPAQGGRHSAQRVTWGHAMVVDPWGLVTARASEGEGLAVAAVDPELLARIRRDLPCLQHRRLE from the coding sequence ATGCACCTGATCGCCGCCGCACAAATGGTGTCCACCCCGGACAAGGCCCAGAACCTCGATGCCGCCGTGAGGCTCGTCCGCCGGGCGGCCGACCTGGGCGCGCGGCTCGTGGGCCTGCCGGAGAACTTCTCCTGGATGGGCCCCGAGGCCGAGCGCGCCGCCGCCGCCGAGACCCTGGAGGGCCCCACGCTCTCGCGCATGGCCGAGGTGGCGCGCGAGCGGGGCGTGACGCTGCTGGCGGGCTCCATTCTCGAGGAGGGCGCGCCGGGCGGACGGCTCTACAACACCACGGTCATCCTCGGACCGGATGGGTCGCGGCGGGCGGTGTACCGGAAGATCCACCTGTTCGACGTGGACGTGGGCGACGGCACGCCCTACCGCGAGTCCGCGGCGGTGGCCCCGGGCGAGGAGGTGGTGGTGACCGACACCGAGGTGGGACGCCTGGGGCTGTCCATCTGCTACGACCTGCGCTTTCCCGAGCTCTACCGACGCCTGGCGCGCGACGGCGCCACGCTCCTGGCGGTGCCCGCGGCCTTCACCCTGATGACGGGCAAGGATCACTGGGAGGTGCTCCTGCGCGCGCGCGCCATCGAGAACCAGTGCTACCTCTTCGCCCCCGCCCAGGGCGGACGGCACTCGGCCCAGCGCGTCACGTGGGGCCATGCCATGGTGGTGGACCCCTGGGGTCTGGTGACGGCCCGGGCCTCGGAGGGCGAGGGACTGGCCGTGGCGGCGGTGGATCCGGAGCTGCTCGCGCGCATCCGCCGCGACCTGCCGTGCCTGCAGCACCGTCGGCTGGAGTGA
- the rimP gene encoding ribosome maturation factor RimP → MAENIKQTVEARVQTVLEPIVAGEGLELLEAEFVREHEGWVLRLFIDKPGGRVGLDECSQVSRAVDTVLDVEDLIPHEYNLEVSSPGVNRPLKKPVHYERVKGQRVKVKTFGPIGEPPRKNFTGTLTEVAADAIAVDVEGAGVFRIPFKDIAKANLEFEF, encoded by the coding sequence ATGGCGGAGAACATCAAGCAGACGGTGGAGGCCCGGGTACAGACGGTGCTCGAGCCCATCGTTGCGGGCGAGGGGTTGGAACTCCTCGAGGCGGAGTTCGTCCGCGAGCACGAGGGTTGGGTCCTGCGCCTGTTCATCGACAAGCCCGGTGGACGGGTGGGCCTGGACGAGTGCTCGCAAGTGTCGCGGGCGGTGGACACCGTGTTGGACGTGGAGGATCTCATCCCCCACGAGTACAACCTGGAGGTCTCCAGCCCCGGCGTGAACCGCCCCCTGAAGAAGCCCGTGCACTACGAGCGGGTCAAGGGCCAGCGGGTCAAGGTGAAGACCTTCGGCCCCATCGGGGAGCCGCCGCGCAAGAACTTCACCGGAACGCTCACCGAGGTGGCGGCCGACGCCATCGCCGTGGACGTGGAAGGAGCGGGTGTGTTCCGCATCCCCTTCAAGGACATCGCCAAGGCGAACCTGGAGTTCGAGTTCTAG
- the nusA gene encoding transcription termination factor NusA — translation MPTPANPNINLNLVLDQVAKDKGIDRSVLISTLEDAMTTAAKKHFGQERSLEAKYDADKGVVELFQAITVVEEITDPVQAVNQIPLDEAHKKGMEVEPGDELVFQIFYRDEDAEEAKAQDNQYGDILRLKTFRRGFGRIAAQTAKQVILQRTRDAERENVFNEYKDRKNEIVTGIARRFERGNIIVDLGRAEAVLPVREQVPRETYRAGDRVQAYVLDVLRESKGPQIVLSRASVNLLTKLFEMEVPEIAEGIVVIEAAAREPGGRAKIAVSSRDSDVDPVGACVGMKGSRVQAVVQELRGEKIDIVPFDEDPARFVCSALAPAEVSRVIIDEANHAMELIVPDDQLSLAIGRRGQNVRLAAQLTGWKLDINSESRVREMREFANRSLGALPGVNEMLVETLYAHGFRQAKDIAEANPEMLSQIPGVDPSRVPAMQEEARKQMGLDATELSRMEREREQARQAEARRHPDELSQTERMARVRGMGEKVIEQLVVSGYKTVEEIANEKDLTRLGDVPGVGIKKARQLKSAAENYLVEEARLRAELNAERSSSSPSPAEPAGA, via the coding sequence ATGCCCACGCCAGCCAATCCCAACATCAACCTCAACCTCGTCCTGGATCAGGTGGCCAAGGACAAGGGCATTGACCGGAGCGTGCTGATCTCCACGCTCGAGGACGCGATGACGACCGCGGCCAAGAAGCACTTTGGCCAGGAGCGCAGCCTCGAGGCCAAGTACGACGCCGACAAGGGCGTCGTGGAGCTCTTCCAGGCCATCACCGTCGTGGAGGAGATCACCGATCCCGTCCAGGCGGTGAACCAGATCCCCCTCGACGAGGCCCACAAGAAGGGCATGGAAGTGGAGCCCGGCGACGAGCTCGTCTTCCAGATCTTCTACCGGGACGAGGACGCCGAGGAGGCCAAGGCCCAGGACAACCAGTACGGCGACATCCTGCGGCTCAAGACGTTCCGGCGCGGCTTCGGCCGCATCGCGGCCCAGACGGCCAAGCAGGTCATCCTGCAGCGCACCCGGGACGCCGAGCGCGAGAACGTCTTCAACGAGTACAAGGACCGCAAGAACGAGATCGTCACGGGCATCGCCCGGCGCTTCGAGCGGGGCAACATCATCGTGGACCTGGGCCGCGCCGAGGCGGTGCTGCCCGTGCGCGAGCAGGTGCCGCGCGAGACGTACCGCGCCGGCGACCGCGTGCAGGCCTACGTGCTGGACGTGCTGCGCGAGTCCAAGGGCCCGCAGATCGTCCTGAGCCGCGCCTCGGTCAACCTGCTCACCAAGCTCTTCGAGATGGAGGTGCCCGAGATCGCCGAGGGCATCGTGGTCATCGAGGCCGCGGCGCGCGAGCCCGGCGGGCGCGCGAAGATCGCCGTGTCCAGCCGCGACTCGGACGTGGATCCGGTGGGCGCGTGCGTGGGCATGAAGGGCAGCCGCGTGCAGGCCGTGGTGCAGGAGCTGCGCGGGGAGAAGATCGACATCGTCCCCTTCGACGAGGATCCCGCGCGCTTCGTGTGCTCGGCGCTCGCCCCGGCCGAGGTCAGCCGCGTCATCATCGACGAGGCCAACCACGCCATGGAGCTCATCGTGCCGGATGACCAGCTGTCGCTGGCCATCGGCCGCCGGGGCCAGAACGTGCGCCTGGCCGCCCAGCTGACGGGCTGGAAGCTGGACATCAACAGCGAGAGCCGGGTGCGCGAGATGCGCGAGTTCGCCAACCGCTCGCTGGGCGCGCTGCCGGGCGTCAACGAGATGCTGGTGGAGACGCTCTACGCCCACGGCTTCCGCCAGGCCAAGGACATCGCCGAGGCCAATCCGGAGATGCTCTCGCAGATTCCGGGCGTGGACCCCTCGCGCGTGCCGGCCATGCAGGAAGAGGCCCGCAAGCAGATGGGCCTGGACGCCACGGAACTCTCGCGCATGGAGCGCGAGCGCGAGCAGGCCCGTCAGGCCGAGGCCCGTCGGCACCCCGACGAACTCAGTCAGACCGAGCGCATGGCCCGCGTCAGGGGCATGGGCGAGAAGGTCATCGAGCAGCTCGTGGTCTCGGGCTACAAGACGGTCGAGGAAATCGCCAACGAGAAGGACCTCACCCGGCTGGGGGATGTGCCCGGGGTGGGCATCAAGAAGGCGCGCCAGCTCAAGAGCGCTGCCGAGAACTATCTGGTGGAGGAAGCCCGGCTCCGGGCGGAACTCAATGCTGAACGGAGTTCTTCTTCCCCCTCGCCTGCCGAGCCTGCGGGCGCTTAG
- a CDS encoding YlxR family protein, translating to MRLNARSNTNRRDAGPEGAGPVRSCIGCGAKRIQAELTRLGVGPEGVVVDWRRRLPGRGAYLCGVGCLAAAVKRKAFGRAFRGKTGSVDPLLLGQALESGPGSRGAAGGRGC from the coding sequence ATGCGCCTGAACGCCCGCTCCAATACTAATAGACGGGATGCGGGCCCGGAGGGGGCCGGACCGGTGCGCAGCTGCATCGGATGCGGCGCCAAGCGCATCCAGGCGGAGCTCACCCGTTTGGGGGTGGGTCCAGAGGGCGTGGTGGTGGACTGGCGGAGGCGGCTGCCCGGTCGGGGAGCCTACCTCTGTGGAGTCGGTTGCCTGGCGGCGGCGGTGAAGCGGAAGGCCTTTGGCAGGGCCTTCCGGGGAAAGACGGGGTCGGTCGACCCGTTGCTCCTGGGACAGGCGTTGGAGTCGGGCCCGGGCTCGCGGGGAGCAGCCGGGGGACGTGGGTGTTAG